Proteins from a genomic interval of Spirochaetota bacterium:
- a CDS encoding argininosuccinate synthase — protein MNVRKVVLAYSGGLDTSVIVRWLIETYGCEVVCFAADVGQEEELDGLEEKAVKTGASKCYIEDLREEFVRDYVFRAIRANAIYENRYLLGTSLARPIIAQKQVEIALKEGADAICHGATGKGNDQVRFELTFKALAPELSIIAPWRIWDLHSRSLLFDYAEKHGIPVPVSKDKPYSMDRNIMHISYEGGILEDPYREPDESMFILTKSPEKAPDKPTYLEIDFERGIPVAINGERPGAVELMRRLNKIAGENGVGRIDIVENRLVGIKSRGVYETPAGTVLHMAHRDLESITLDRDTQHLKDELSLEYARLIYYGLWFARKRESLDAFIEETQKNVTGTVRLKLYKGSCMAVGRKSAVTLYEPDIASFDHSALYDQRDATGFLNIYGLPLKVEALLSKKQGRGR, from the coding sequence ATGAACGTCAGAAAAGTAGTGCTTGCATACTCGGGGGGACTCGACACCTCCGTAATCGTGCGCTGGCTCATTGAAACCTACGGCTGCGAGGTGGTCTGTTTCGCCGCGGACGTTGGGCAGGAGGAAGAACTCGACGGCCTTGAGGAAAAGGCCGTCAAAACCGGCGCCAGCAAATGCTACATAGAGGACCTGCGCGAGGAATTCGTGCGCGATTACGTCTTCCGCGCCATCCGCGCGAACGCAATATACGAAAACCGATACCTGCTGGGCACCTCGCTCGCGCGGCCCATAATCGCGCAGAAGCAGGTAGAGATCGCCCTTAAAGAGGGAGCCGACGCCATCTGCCACGGCGCCACCGGCAAGGGCAACGACCAGGTGCGCTTCGAGCTGACCTTCAAAGCGCTGGCACCCGAGCTTTCCATCATCGCTCCGTGGAGAATATGGGACCTGCATTCACGCTCCCTGCTTTTCGACTACGCCGAGAAGCACGGCATTCCCGTTCCGGTGAGCAAGGACAAACCATACAGCATGGACCGCAACATCATGCACATCTCGTACGAGGGCGGCATTCTGGAAGATCCCTACAGGGAGCCCGATGAAAGCATGTTCATCCTGACGAAATCGCCCGAGAAGGCCCCGGACAAGCCGACCTACCTGGAAATTGACTTCGAGCGCGGGATACCGGTCGCGATCAACGGCGAGCGGCCCGGCGCGGTTGAGCTCATGCGCCGGCTCAATAAGATCGCGGGCGAAAACGGCGTGGGCCGCATTGACATCGTCGAAAACCGGCTCGTCGGCATAAAATCTCGCGGTGTCTACGAGACCCCGGCCGGCACGGTGCTGCACATGGCGCACCGCGACCTTGAATCGATCACGCTCGACCGCGACACCCAGCACCTGAAAGATGAGCTGTCGCTGGAATACGCCCGTTTGATTTATTACGGACTCTGGTTCGCCCGCAAGCGCGAATCGCTCGACGCGTTCATCGAGGAGACGCAGAAAAACGTAACCGGCACGGTGCGCCTCAAGCTCTACAAGGGAAGCTGCATGGCCGTCGGCAGGAAGTCAGCCGTAACGCTCTACGAACCCGACATCGCCAGCTTCGACCACAGCGCGCTCTACGACCAGCGCGACGCGACCGGCTTTCTAAATATCTACGGACTGCCGCTTAAAGTTGAAGCGCTGCTTTCGAAAAAGCAGGGCCGTGGAAGATGA
- a CDS encoding MoxR family ATPase, whose amino-acid sequence MFKDVESTIKALESQQYICSKEIATTVFLAMKMEKPVLVEGPAGVGKTELGKCVALALGMDLLRLQCYEGLDEAKALYEWEYAKQLLYTQILKDKLSALLEGEKTLSDAVERLTTEEDVFFSEKFLIPRPILKSITAKRPTLLLIDEIDKSDSEFEAFLLEVLSDFQVSIPEIGTIRAERKPFVLLTSNNAREMSDALKRRCLHLYINFPSQKQEERIVTIKVPECGESLIGELVAAVHRIRELPLKKEPSISETLDWAKALTLLGCDVLRRDLAVDTLNFLLKYEKDIELVKKHSGEVFVQ is encoded by the coding sequence ATGTTCAAGGACGTTGAATCGACAATAAAGGCGCTCGAAAGCCAGCAGTACATCTGCTCGAAAGAGATCGCAACCACAGTTTTTCTCGCAATGAAGATGGAAAAGCCCGTACTGGTCGAGGGGCCCGCCGGCGTGGGTAAAACCGAGCTTGGCAAATGCGTGGCATTGGCGCTCGGCATGGACCTCCTCCGGCTCCAGTGCTACGAGGGACTTGACGAGGCAAAGGCGCTCTACGAGTGGGAATACGCGAAACAGCTCCTCTACACCCAGATACTCAAGGACAAACTCTCGGCGCTCCTGGAGGGGGAAAAGACGCTTTCGGACGCGGTCGAGAGGCTCACCACGGAAGAGGACGTATTCTTTTCCGAGAAGTTTCTCATCCCCCGCCCCATACTGAAATCGATCACCGCGAAAAGGCCCACACTGCTGCTCATCGACGAGATCGACAAGTCCGATTCGGAATTCGAGGCGTTTTTGCTCGAGGTGCTTTCCGACTTTCAGGTGTCCATTCCCGAAATCGGCACAATCAGGGCCGAGCGCAAACCCTTCGTGCTTCTCACGTCCAACAACGCGCGCGAGATGTCCGACGCGCTCAAGCGCCGCTGCCTGCACCTGTATATCAATTTCCCGTCACAGAAGCAGGAGGAAAGGATCGTCACGATAAAGGTGCCGGAGTGCGGCGAAAGCCTGATAGGCGAGCTCGTTGCCGCCGTGCACCGGATAAGGGAGCTGCCACTCAAAAAAGAGCCCAGTATCAGCGAGACCCTGGACTGGGCCAAAGCTCTGACTCTCCTCGGCTGCGACGTGTTGCGCCGCGACCTCGCCGTCGATACGCTCAACTTCCTTTTAAAATACGAAAAAGACATCGAGCTGGTAAAAAAGCACTCAGGCGAGGTGTTCGTGCAGTAA
- a CDS encoding VWA domain-containing protein encodes MVRRSSVMPYATEEQRRGTQKILEFVRILKDADVRVSPSEAIDAFGALGHVDFTDRALFKQALATTLVKDYTDIPIFERCFSEFFDRRPADEMDSPPKVLRDTGADENGPSSENLREAEDAIDAFLESLPEETLATRSMRDIVNIILDDESLASSSGALGMMIMNARTRRGRSESAGDEEEDDATTRFIIGRVRRRIRERYIGKSIRRREEYLLNKYIYQLKPAEVQEMRELVKRFGQKLKNRISLRKKRVKHGGLDVKRTFRSNLAHGGIPFRLFYRDKKIDRPQLVVLCDISSSVNQYSRFMLLLTYTLQGLFSKVRTFAFISNMVEITPLFMEMDPERALNSIFTDTDFTYGFGSNYGRCFDQFVEGYSESLGRKTTVLVLGDARNNNQDPGIDSFMRIKESSRNIFWLNPDRRHLWDWSDSIAGLYAAHCAEMKEVNNFLDLSEFIDKLFK; translated from the coding sequence ATGGTACGACGATCAAGCGTTATGCCCTATGCCACCGAAGAACAGCGACGCGGAACGCAAAAGATCCTCGAGTTCGTCAGGATACTTAAAGATGCGGACGTGCGGGTCTCTCCGTCTGAGGCGATCGACGCGTTCGGCGCACTCGGCCACGTCGACTTCACCGACAGGGCCCTTTTTAAACAGGCACTCGCGACCACCCTCGTCAAGGACTACACCGATATTCCAATTTTCGAACGCTGTTTCAGCGAATTCTTCGACAGGCGGCCGGCTGACGAGATGGACAGTCCGCCGAAAGTCCTCCGAGACACCGGTGCGGACGAAAACGGCCCCTCCTCCGAAAACCTCCGCGAGGCTGAGGACGCGATAGACGCTTTTCTCGAAAGCCTGCCCGAGGAAACCCTGGCAACGCGCTCCATGCGTGACATTGTGAACATCATTCTTGACGATGAATCGCTCGCGTCCTCGTCCGGAGCGCTCGGCATGATGATCATGAACGCGCGCACGCGCCGGGGGCGGTCCGAAAGCGCCGGGGATGAGGAGGAAGACGATGCCACGACCAGGTTCATCATCGGCCGCGTTCGCCGAAGGATAAGGGAAAGGTACATCGGAAAGTCCATACGCAGGCGCGAGGAATATCTTCTCAATAAATATATTTATCAGTTGAAGCCCGCCGAGGTCCAGGAGATGAGGGAACTCGTCAAACGATTCGGCCAGAAACTTAAAAACAGGATATCCCTGCGCAAGAAACGCGTAAAGCACGGCGGGCTCGACGTCAAGCGGACGTTCCGAAGCAACCTGGCCCATGGCGGAATCCCCTTCAGGCTTTTTTACCGCGACAAGAAGATCGACCGGCCCCAACTCGTGGTGCTGTGCGATATCTCGAGCTCGGTAAACCAGTACTCACGCTTCATGCTGCTCCTCACCTACACGCTGCAGGGGCTGTTCTCGAAAGTCCGAACTTTCGCCTTTATCAGCAACATGGTGGAAATAACGCCGCTCTTCATGGAAATGGACCCCGAGCGCGCGCTCAACTCGATCTTCACCGACACCGACTTCACCTACGGCTTCGGAAGCAACTATGGCAGGTGTTTCGACCAGTTCGTCGAAGGCTACAGCGAATCGCTGGGGAGAAAGACCACGGTGCTGGTGCTCGGCGACGCGCGGAACAATAACCAGGACCCGGGGATCGACTCGTTCATGCGAATAAAGGAGTCCTCGCGCAACATCTTCTGGCTCAACCCGGACAGGCGCCACCTCTGGGACTGGAGCGACAGTATCGCGGGCCTTTACGCCGCGCACTGTGCCGAGATGAAAGAAGTGAATAATTTTCTGGACTTATCTGAATTCATCGATAAGCTCTTCAAGTGA